TTTATAAACTTAATCCAAATCGTTTTAATTCAATAAAAATACCCTCTAATTGCTTTCCTTTATCCGTTAATGTGTACTCTACACGAGGCGGAACCTCTGGATAAACTTTTCTCGTTATAATGCCCTGGGCTTCTAATTCTTTTAGACGAAGTGATAATGTTTTCGGACTAATACCGTCCATTGATTTTAATAAGTCGCTAAATCGTAACGTTCCTTCAATAAGAAGGTCACGAATGATTAAAAAAGTCCATTTTGTACCGATTACGTCAAGAGTTTTGGCGATAGGACATGGGATGCCGGGTGAGCCTTTCGTTAATACAACCTGATCTATATTGCTCATGGAAATAGCCTCCATAAAATTTTTTTGGATTGATTTGCTATATAGTATCACAAAACTATCTTTTTGGTAACTATATGAAAAAAATATCACTACTTTCAAAAGGGAAATTACTGCATATAAAATAGCAATAAGAAATACAAAGAGGTTGTAGCAAGAGGAGGTGATTTCCATGAGTATGAAAAAGCTATGCGCGTTCTGTAGTTTTCTTGTCATTTGTATTGTACTTGTAGCGTGCAGTAGTGAACACAAAATGGCTTCTAATAGCGATATTCAATTATTGAAGGAAATGCCGAAGCCTAAAACAATGACAATTGATTCTTCGTTAAGTAAAAAGGAAGCAACAGAAATGGTTCATGTAGCACAGCGTTTTTACGCATTTTGGGATACAGGTAAAGAGGAATTTATTCCGCAGACTGTTACTGAAACATTTTTCGATAATACGTTGCCGAAAGGTCGCCCACAAGGTCCTGAAGGGTTAAAGTTTGCCGCACAAAACTTCCGTAAAGTAGTTCCCAATATACGTTGTGAAATTGAAGATTTATTAGTTGTTGGTGATAGAGTAACAGCTCGTCTTTCTTTTACAGGAACGCATAATGATAAGAAAATCAATTTTTTCGCAATCGATATTTTACATGTGAAAGATGGGAAGATAACGGAAGATTGGCATTTAGAAGATAACCTCACTTTGAAGCAACAACTTGGATTAATAGCGGAAGAATAGAAAAATATAGGGGAGAGAAAAGTGATGAAAAATATATTGATTATAAATGGGCATCAAAAATATGGTTCAGCGGAGGGGCGATTAAATGAGACGTTAGTAGATAATATGACTAGCTTACTAAGCGAAAATCATCATGTGAAAACAACGAGTATTCAAGAGGGATACACGATTAAGGAAGAACAGGAGAAGTTTTTATGGGCTGATATTATTATTTATCAAACACCAATTTACTGGTTTAGTATACCAGGATTATTTAAAACATATATGGATGAAGTATATGAATATGGTTTGTTCTTTAAAGGTGCTGAAGAGTATGGAGCAGGTGGTTTATTAAAAGAGAAAAAGTATATGTTCTCTACGACTTGGAATGCACCTGAAAAGGCATTCGGGGATACTACGAAATTTTTTGAAGGGGAAAGTTTAGAAGGAGCGATTAGCCATTTACATCGTGTACAGAAGTTTATCGGTATGAGTCCGTTAAAGAGCTTTGCTTGCTATGATGTAGTGAAAAATCCGAATATGGAGCAGTTTTTATTAAACTTGAAGAATCATTTGGCGGAAGTTATTCAGTAATAATCATCCATCCCCGTACTTTAGTGCGGGGATAAAACTATATGAAAAGCGAATCAGCGATACTGGGACTCGCTTTTTACATAGCTTTTAAAACGGATTGACTTCAGCTAAGTCAGGGGTGGTATTAGGGTTTGTTAATAAAATTTTCAGTTCACCTACTTCTGAGAGAGTGACGAGTATATAACCACTAATGAGGACGATGAGTCCAATGACTCGTAACGTTTGCAAAGTGATGTCACGGCTATTTTCTTCCGATTTATTTGGGGGCGTTAAAGTTTCAGTGTTGTTCATAGTATGGCTCCCATCTTTTTTGTTTATATATGTGATAGAGAATTATTGGACTTATGGATAGGAATTATATAGTCATTTTCACTATATGAGAAATGCCTAAGAAAAGTGAATTAGTACTTTTAAATGTTTATGGGGCTTTTATGAAGTGGTTTTCTAGAAAGGTCGAAAAAATTGTAACGCTAAGGAATAATGAAGCTAAGTATTTTTATTTTGGGGACTTAGATGAAAATAGGTTCGAAGCGGCTTGGTCGGTGTGGGATGAAACTGTATAAAGAATATTGATATGTGAGGGTTTTATCGCCCGTGAATAGCGAGATAAAATGAATGCGGGTATCTTTACATATGAATCTATGAAAAAGTTGATGAAATTGTCAGTTTTTTATTTTTATAAAAAAATATTTTTTTGACCCCCATAAAATTTTTATTTCCTCCGAATATGTATAGTGAAGAAAGCAAATGGAGGAAAAATCATTATGAAAAAAACACTATTAAAAGGCACTATGGTAACTATGATGGCATGCAGCCCGTTTTTGATGGGAACAGCAGCGTCTGCTAGCGAAAATACAGATGCGGTAAAAACAACGGAAACTGAAAAACCATCTTTCGTACAGGGTGACGTCTTTTATTGTGTGAAAACTATGGTTGAAGATATTAAAATGGCTCTTGCGACAAACGATTTAGAGAAAGCGAAGCTATTGTCTGAGCAAGCCGCGGAACGAATTACTGAAGCAAGTGTACTAATTGAAAAAGGAAAAGGCGATCTTACACAAGATACATTAGAAAAAGCGGCGGAAGACTTAGAAAAAGCAGATAAGCTTTCTGGCGAAGAGAAAGCAGAAACAGAAAAACCTGCTGGCGAAGAAGAAAAAGAAGCAGCGAAAGTAAAAGTGCACATCGGAAACAACATCGAAGCATTAGCAAAAGTGCTAGATCAAGTGAAAAATCCGAAAGCAAAAGCTGCAATTACAAAAAGTATAGAGAAGAGTTTTTTAAAGATTGCAGCTAAAATAGAGAAAGAGCAAGAAAAACAAGCGGACGCTATTGCAAAAGAAAACAAGAAAGCAGGTCAAAATACAGAAGTAACTCCAGCAAAACCAGAACAAGTAACGCAACCAGAACAAGCAGCACAGCCAGAACAAGCAGCACAACCAGAACAAGCAGCACAACCGGCAAAACCAGCGCAACCGGCAAAACCAGCACAGCCAGAAAAACCAGAACAACCGGCAAAACCAGCGCAGCCAGAAAAACCAGAACAAGCAGCACAACCGGCAAAACCAGCGCAACCGGCAAAACCAGCACAGCCAGAAAAACCAGCGCAACCAGTACATAAACCGGCTGTTTCTCATGATACGCGTGAGCAATCAAACCAAAAGGGTCAAACAGAAAAGAATGATCATCAAGACAACGGTAAAAAAGTCGGTCACGAAAAGCATGAAGAACAGCAAGAAGACAATCACAAAGAAAAGTAGTAAGAAAATGTGGTAAAATGGTCACTTCTTTAGTGACCATTTTGCTATTTGAAGCAAAAGGAGGGAGGGGGATTACTAGTGTTGAGTTTAGTGATGAAGATCATAAAAAAAACGACCATAGAAGATATCGTATTGAACATACAAAACAACGGAGGAGATAAGGGAGCTTTTATCGCACAGTATCGGCCTTTTATTCGAAAAGCAATCTCGTCTGTCTGCCACCGGTATATTACGGAGCAGGATGATGAATATAGCATTGGATTGTTTGCGTTTAATCAAGCAATTGAACAGTATTCATATAAAAAAGGAAAATCTTTTCTAGCGTTTGCTGAGCTTCTTATAAAAAGAGATGTAATTGACTATATACGCAAGGAGTCTAAGCATAATCTCGTCTTTTTAAAAGAAGACCAACAAGAGGAAATAGTAGAAATGCAGGTATCGCTTACGGAGTATATAAAAGAGATGGAAAACAGTAACCGTAAGGAGGAAATTCTTCATTTTCAAATTGTGCTAGCTGAGTTTAAAATCACATTTTCAGAGCTTGCTAAGGAATCTCCAAAGCATCGTGATACGCGTGAGCATTTAATAGAAATAGCAAAGATTATTATAAAAGAAGAGAAAATGATGGAAGAGCTGTTCCGAAAGAAAAAGTTGCCGCTTAAACACATTGAACCGCGTGTTAGAGCAAGTCGGAAAACGTTGGAGCGGCATAGAAAATACATTATTGCAATGTGTATTATCTTTGCAAACAACTATACATATATTCTTGATTATATAAGAGGGGGGAAGCATGATGAATAAAGGGATTGTGATGGATATAAAAAAACATAGCGTAGTTGTTTTAACTCCAGATGGAGAGTTTATTACGTTTAAAAGAAAATCGCACTCTTATATGATTGGAGAGGAAATCTCGTTTAACGAACAAGAACAAAGAGTACCGCGTTTTTCAATCCCTTCTTTCTTAAAGCCTGCATCATTACTTGTTGTTTGTTTTCTATGTGTGTTTCTGTTTTTCTACAACCAACCGGAAGAAAAAGCATTCGCTTATGTCTCAATTGATATTAATCCAAGTTTAGAGGCGAGCGTAACAAAGGATCTTCGTGTTGTAGATTTGCGAGCTTGTAATGATGATGGAAAGCGCATTTTAAAAGAAATGAAACGATGGAAAAATGAACCTTTGCAAGACGTAGTACGTACCATTATAAAGCAAAGTCAAGAGGATGGATACTTAACGAATGACAAGCAAGTTATGCTAACAGCTGTTACAAAGGAAAAGTCGCTAGAACCACAGTTAGAAAAGGCTATGCAAGGATTAAAGAAAGAGTATGAGACAAAACATGTTACAGTCGTATATCAAAACAGTACGATGCAAATGCGAGAAAATGCCAAGAAAGCAGGAATTGGCACAGGTGTTTATATAAAGCAAGAGAATGAGAAGAAGAAATCGCTTACTCCTCCTATACCGCCGTCTAATCAGGAGGAACACGATGAGGAGATACATTCGCAACCAAAGTCATCTCCTGATGCATCATCGGATTTGTCTCCTGTAAAAGAAAAAATATACGAGAAGCAAGAGCATAAAGAACAAAAGCAAACCCAGGAACAGCCATCCAAGCAAATAAAAGAAAATAATGGACATCAGCAAGAAAACAACGGTAGAGGGTCTCAGCAAGAAAATAGTGGACATCAGCAAGAAAACAACGGTAGAGGGTCTCAGCAAGAAAATAATGGACATCAGCAAGAAAACAACGGTAGAGGGTCTCAGCAAGAAAATAGTGGACATCAGCAAGAAAACAACGGTAGAGGGTCTCAGCAAGAAAATAGTGGACATCAGCAAGAAAACAACGGTAGAGGGTCTCAGCAAGAAAATAATGGACACCAGCAAGAAAACAACAGTAGAGAATATAACCAAGAAAATAAAGAGTCTCAACAAGACAATAAAGGCAATATAAACGAAAACAACGGGCATAAAAAAGAGGACAAAAACGTTCCTGCCACGCAACATCAAGGGAAAGAAAAGAAGAATCCATAGAATATGGAAGATGGGGATTCGTTTCATGTTAGGAGTGAAATCATTTCGTACAGCAACCTTGATTTTGAGAGGTATCGAAGCCATGCATATGATGAAAAAAGGGCAACTTCACCAAAGGGTGAAATCTGCCCAAAATGAGGTTGAAGTCATTCATAAATTATTTGGATTAGTCGTTTGATCTCAAAGTTAACAGGAAATTACTGTTCTATATTCCTATTAAGCTATTTTCGTACCAAAGCCCTAGAAGGTCTATCTATTAAAATAGTTTGCGTTTGTACTTAGAATAAAAAGAAAAGGAGTATGTAAAAAAATAATGGAGAAAAAAATTCAACAAGAGAAAGATAACTCAAAACCCGTTTTTTATGACCCTAAAGGAAGAAGAAAAATAGCTTTCAGTTGGTTTTTATGTATCTCAATAGTTAGCATAAGTATTGTATTTTATTTTTTCTTTCGAAGTATTTTTTCAACACCAGAAATTCCAAATATGAATCCTTCCGTAAAGCAAGATACAAAACTTGTATCTATTAATCAAAAATTCAGCGATCAGCAGTTAAAGAAGGAAGAATTCAAATCTCCTAATACTGAAATGAACAATAATGAAAATTCGGAAAAATCAACAGGCAATGGCGAACGATCTAAAGAAGTTTATGGTTTTTATGTAAACTGGGATGAAAATAGTACTACTTCTTTAAAAGAAAATATCGATTCATTAACTATGTTAGTTCCAGAATGGTATCACTTAAAGGCTAACTTAACAATTAGTAGTGAGATAAAACCTGAGATTGTAAAGTTAGCAAAAAAAAATCATGTGAAAATTATGCCTTTACTTACTAACTATACGCAAGAAGCTTCTGGTCCTGATAGTAAACTTATTCATCAGTTACTGAATGCTCCAGATCATGAACAGACAAAGTTTATTAATGATTTAGTAAAGCGGATTGAAGAGAATCAATTTGCGGGTATTAATATTGATTTTGAGTCAATACCTGAAGGAGATAGAGATAAATTAACAAATTTCATGAAAGAACTTACTACGGTCTTTCATAAACACCATTTGCTCGTGACGCAAGATGTCCCTGCTAATGATAAAGCTTTTGATTATGGTGCAATTGCTAAAGTAATAGATCGTATGATTGTAATGATGTATGATGAACACTATGGAACAGGGACACCAGGACCAATTGCTTCGAATAAATGGTTTGAACATACGCTCAATCATCTAAACATTCCCTCCGAGAAACTTATAGTTGCTTTCGGTAGTTATGGGTATGATTGGGAAGTAAAAAGCACAGCACCTGCGAAGTCTTTAACTTTCTCAGATGTGATGACAATGGCTCATGATTCAAATATAAAAATTCAATGGGATAAGATCAGTGGAAATCCTTATTTTCGATATAAAAAAGGAGCGAAAGAACATACTGCTTGGTTCTTAGATGGTGTTACTCTTTATAATCAAGTAAAAATCGCAATGAACAACAATGCAAAGGGATTTGCATTATGGAGACTAGGAGCAGAAGATCCTACTGTATGGAAAGCTTTAAAAAATCCTATTGAGGTCCAAAAAAATCCTGATGCATTACATAAAATCGCTAGTTTAGATGAAGTAAATTATTCTGGACAAGGAGAAATTTTACAGATTGAGAATGAAAGACAAAATGGATTGAGAGATTTTAAAGTAGGAAAAGATGGTTATCTTACAGATGAAGTGTATCAATCACTACCATCTACATATCAAGTGCAGCGCTACGGAAAACCAAAAGGAAAACAAGTAGTACTAACATTTGATGATGGACCAGATCCTAAATACACACCAGAAATTCTAGATATCTTAAAAGAGCATAAAATAAAAGCTGCCTTTTTTGTACTTGGTGAAAACGCTCAACTAAATCCTAGTATTGTTAAAAGAATATACGATGAAGGGCATGAAATTGGCAATCATACCTTCAATCATCCTAACGTAGCTGATACGTCTTTACTACGAACAAAAGTAGAGCTGAATACAACTCAGCGCCTGATTCAGGAAATAACGGGACACTCTACGGTTTTATTTAGGCCACCATATGAAGCAGGTACTGAGCTGGATTCACCAAATGAAATATTGCCGATTTTGCGTGCACAAAATATGAACTATACAATGGTGGCAGAAAAAGTTGATCCTGAGGACTGGGCGACGCCATCACCAAATGAATTGGTAAAGCGTACTCTTACTCCCATTTATAAGGGGGAGGGAAATGTGATTCTTCTCCATGATGCAGGAGGGAATCGTACCCATACGGTAGAAGCGCTGCCAATTATTATTAAAGACCTTAAAAAGCATGGATATAGTTTTGTAACAATTTCAGATTTAATGAATAAAGAACGAGATGAAGTTATGCCTCCGGTTTCTTCTGAGGGTAAGCAATATTTACTTTACAATAAAGCTGTTTTTTCAGGAGCGGGATATTCTAAGCATATATTAACAACTATTTTTTATATTGCTATTGGATTAGGGATTTTCCGATTCCTATTTTTAATTTATTTTGCATTCAAACAAAAAAGAAGGACAAGATCTCGTTTATTTAGCAATTCGTCTTATCAACCTTTCGTGAGTGTTGTAATAGCAGCATATAATGAAGAGAAGGTTATAACCAAGACGATTCGCTCAATTTTGGATAGTGATTATAGAGAATTTGAAGTTATTGTTGTTGATGACGGATCGAAAGATGGTACGTCAAAAGTAATTCAAGAAGCATTCCATAAACATCCTAAAGTTCGTTTCATTCAGAAAGAAAACGGTGGGAAATCATCTGCAATGAATTTAGGATTTCAAAAATCACGAGGAGAAATCATTGTCACTTTAGATGCGGATACTATTATTGCGCAAGATGCTATTTCTCTAATGATTAGACACTTTGAAGATCATAATGTTGCGGCAGTTTCAGGTAATGTCAAAGTGGGAAATAGACGGAATTTATTAACTACTTGGCAACATGTTGAATACATTACAGGATTTAATTTAGAACGCAGAGCTTTTGATGAGTTGAATTGTATCACGGTAGTTCCTGGGGCTATTGGAGCATGGCGTAAAAAAAATGTAGTTGAATCGGGATATTTAAGCGAAGATACACTTGCAGAAGATACGGATCTTACTATAACATTTTTACGTCAAGGGCATAGAATTGTATACGAAGAAAAAGCCTATGCTTATACGGAGTCGCCTGAAGATGTGAAAAGTCTCATTAAACAGCGATATCGTTGGTCATATGGTACACTCCAATGTCTTTGGAAACATCGAAAGGCGTTGTTTAATCCAAATCATAAAACATTAGGGTTTGTTGCATTACCTAATATGTGGTTGTTCCAATATGTCCTGCAATTCATTGCTCCTTTAGCAGATATATTAATGATTATGGGGCTATTTGGTAGCAATCCTCTAAAAGTTTTAGGATTTTACCTTGTGTTCTTTGCAATAGATCTTCTCGCTTCTCTTTTTGCATTTAAATTAGAGAAGGAGAATCCTAAACCATTAGTTTGGCTAATTTTACAACGCTTTATTTATCGTCAATTTATGACTTATGTTGTAATTAAATCTGTATTTTCATCTATTCGAGGGGTAGCGGTAGGATGGAATAAACTAAAGAGAATGGGGAGTGTTAAGCATTCTTCTGAACATAATGAGGCATCATAAGAGAGCAGACCATCTGCTCTCTTTTTGTTAAAAGGGCTCACCATATCAAAAAAAGAAAATTGTATGTTTATTGTGTATTTTTTATATAAAAGAGAAAAAAGCACCCTACTTCTGCCATTTTATTATACTTTTTCTACAGAAATAAGGAAAAACAAATCATGTTTTATTCTGCATAACCATACTTTATATATAAAAATTCAAATAAGTTTATGTTTTTACAAATAGAGCTGGATATTGAAGTACATCTCTATAAAAAAAACATACAACCTTACCAACAAATACAAGGTTGTATGTTTTTAATATTATTTACATGTATTCAGGTGCAATCCGGTCCTTTTTGCACAATCCCTTCTATTGGTTGTCCTATTTGTACAATCTCTCCATTTTGTACAACCTTAGCACCTTCATATAATTTATCTGCATAATTTTTAAGGTCCTGCCAGCTATCCTTCGCTATCTTCAGATCTATTTTTAATAAAGCAATCCGGTCTGGATTAATTTTGTCAACATTTTTTAGTAAAGAATCATATTTTGCTCCGATTGTATGCCACTGATTCGATATATTTTGAAGAGCAGTAATAGCTGTATCAATTGTTTCAGTCATATGTTCCGTTTTATTTTTGGCATCTGTCAAAATAACTAATTCTGCCTGTGCTCCAGAAATTCTGGACTTTAATTGTTCTATTTCTTGTTGTGCAGATGCGATATTCTTGTCAGCAGTGACAATCAATGGTATACCAACTGGAGGCATAAATACAGATAAAGCTATATAGCCACCACGTTTATCATAGTTTTCTTTAATTGTATTATTATAATTACTGATTTGTTGTTCTAGAAGTGGAATACCGGCGTTCGTACTTTCTAAAATAGACTTCAATTGATTGGAATCTTCTTTAAAACTTCTTGTATCTTCAGCCATTTCATTTCGGAATGTTATCAACTTTTCTAGTAGTCCATCCACTTCTTGACTATTTTCCAAAATACTACGATATAACCTCACCAGTCTAAATTTAAATGTCACTATATCTTTTTTATCTATAGCAGCTAGTAATTGATCATAACTCGCTTGAAAGGTATCATTATAACTTACACTATTCTGAATCGTTTTCATAATATCAGGCTTTAGATTATCTAACCAATATGTTGCATTCGTTTGCGCATCCTTTTGATGCTGAATCATGTTTGCTTTGAAATCACCATTTATAGAACTTATTTTACTTAAATCTGTCTGTTGTTGATTACGAATTGTTTGAGCATATGAATCCATTGTAAGGATATTTGCCCCCATTTTCTCCATTACTTCTTTATATTTATCAGGACCCAAATCATAGCTCTTACTATCTTCTTGCTGTTGGGACACACTATTTTGTACAGTTTGTTCTGCTGCAAAAGTATGAAGTGGGATTACATTACTCGCTGCCATTCCAGTAATGATCGTTGATAAAATAACCTTCTTATACAATTTTTTATTCACCTTTTTCACCTATTCTTTCAAATGAATTACGTATTTTATTACATTCATAAGCTTCTATTCTTTACTTCAAATGAATTACGATTATTGCAAATAAAACAACATATTAAAATAGGGGTTTTCATACTTTCTTATTCTATAATCTTTATCAAGTTTCATAACTATATAGGAAATCTCCTGTTCAAACTTGAACAGGAGACTCACATTATGTGTTCTTCAAAAGGGAAAGTCAGTATATTATATTTTTCATTACTTCGGCAATTTCTTGAAGTAATATTATTTTTTCTCTTCTACGAATGAAATTTCAGCCTTTTGAATATTTTCAGCATACTTGTTAACCTGTTCCCAGCTACCTTTAGCTATCTTCAAATCTACTTTTATAATAGTAGCAAGCTTGTCTGGGTTAATTCTGTCAACATTGTCATTCAATGATTTATATTTTGCCCCCATTGTCTGCCACTGATTCTTTACATTTTCAAGGGCAGTAATAGCTGCATCAATTGTTCCTGTTAAATTATTAGTATTATTTTTCAAGATCGTTAACTTAGCTACCTGTTGTTTTGCAGTGGAAATATTTTCTGTTAGATTTTTAATCTCTTCTTGTGCTTTCTTTATCTGCTGCTGCGATGTAACAACTCCGTATATCCCGCCTCCTAATGCACCTGCACCAATAGGCGCAAAGATAACTGTAGCAGTTAAGTATGCACCGAGAGCAGTTGCAACCGAAGATCCAATATAAACTTTGTTATTCTCATCAATTAATGTTTGATTTGTTTCGATTTGTTTCTGCATCAATGGAATTCCAGCATCTTGACCAGATAAAATATCTGTGATTTTGTTAGCATCAGTTTTTAAATTTTGTGTATCCAGTTCTAATTTGCCGCGAAAGGCTTTCAAATCTTGCACTAACCTGTCCACTGCACCTTTATTCTCTGAAATACTATCATCTAAACTTGTAAGCACAGCTTTTAGCGTTTCTTTGTCATTATTATTTACAGCTTCTACCAAAACATCATAATAATTTTGAAATTGTGTATTATAATTGATAATATTTTGATTCGTCTGGATTATTTGCGGTTTCAAACCATCTAACCATTGTTTTGCATTATTTTTAGAAGCATCGTGGTTGTCCTTAATGCTTTTTTGTAAATCATTGTTAATTACAGTTAAACCATCAAAATTAACATTTGCTTGTTTAACAATAGTTAAAGCATACAGGTCCATTACCAACATATTGGATCCAGTTTTCTCTAACGCATCTTTAAGTCCTTCTGGTCCAAGTGAATACTCAGGGTATTCAGGGGAGTTATTTTCTGCACCTGCATAAATAGGTGCTGATTTTGTTGTATTTTCCGCTGCCGAGGCATATGATGGCGTAATGCTACCCGCTGCGATTGTTGCTATTAAAGTAGATAAAGCCATTACTTTATAAGGTTTTTTCATTATATTCTTCTCTCCTTATATTATATTGTTAAGAATTATTGTTCTTCATTTTACTATTTTCCTTCTGTTACTTTTATGTTTGTAACACTATTTTCATATTCCGTTGTTTGTTTATTCAATTCATCCGTAAACGTTTTGAGTTCTTTTAATTGTGCTTGTAATGCATGGGAATCTATTTTCGCATCAGTACTAAGACTTCTCTTCATTTGAATCATTGTGTCATTAAAGATGTCCCAACTACTTACTAGCTTGTCAAAACTCTCAATTTGCTTTTTAACTACTCTTGTAAAGTTATTTAACTGTAGATCAATAAGTGTCATTTGAGTTGCTTGCACTTCAATTTTCGATAATTTTTGTAGCAATAGAATTTTTTGTTGTTGCTTCTGACGAACATCATTATTCAGTTTTGTTACTTCATCATTTTGGACTTGTCCAACTTGGTTATAAATCACTTCCAAATTAGACGTGTCTAAAGTGTGATCTTTACCTGCGTCTATCCAAATATCAATAACCGTCTTTCCAATATTTATAGAACCTTTTACATTTTCTTTTGGTAGAGCTAGAAGTTTTGTATAATCATCTTGAATGTTTTCATCAAGTTGTCTAATTTCCGTTCTGAATTTTTCAATGTCTCCGCCTGAACTCTTATACAGTTCAATCGCTCTGCTAACTTTACTAGAAAAGCTCTTACTATCTTCAACCAAGTCATTTTTATAATTGTTTAAGTCTACTGAAGTTCCTTTCATATCATACTGAATTGCTTGCATTTGATCTTGAAGTGCATTAAAAATACTTACAAAGTCTTCTTTTGCTTGTGAATCGTCATTCACTTTTCCAGCTAGTTCAACCAATATATCATAATAATTTGTAAATCTTGTCCCAAAATCCTGCAGGTCTTGATTTACATTGAATAGTTTTGGATTATATTTATCCAGCCAGTCTTGAACATGGTTTCTTGCAGTACCTTGATCAGTTGTTATTCCAGGTATAGCAGTTACTTCAAGGTTTGGTTGCTTTAATATGATTAGCCCATAT
The DNA window shown above is from Bacillus clarus and carries:
- a CDS encoding HBL/NHE enterotoxin family protein, which gives rise to MKKPYKVMALSTLIATIAAGSITPSYASAAENTTKSAPIYAGAENNSPEYPEYSLGPEGLKDALEKTGSNMLVMDLYALTIVKQANVNFDGLTVINNDLQKSIKDNHDASKNNAKQWLDGLKPQIIQTNQNIINYNTQFQNYYDVLVEAVNNNDKETLKAVLTSLDDSISENKGAVDRLVQDLKAFRGKLELDTQNLKTDANKITDILSGQDAGIPLMQKQIETNQTLIDENNKVYIGSSVATALGAYLTATVIFAPIGAGALGGGIYGVVTSQQQIKKAQEEIKNLTENISTAKQQVAKLTILKNNTNNLTGTIDAAITALENVKNQWQTMGAKYKSLNDNVDRINPDKLATIIKVDLKIAKGSWEQVNKYAENIQKAEISFVEEKK
- a CDS encoding HBL/NHE enterotoxin family protein encodes the protein MKKTLVAGLLVTAVSTSCFLPVNTFAESKTTYSQLTSSQNQVAMNRLSDSIKTLGSQTPLIQGYGLIILKQPNLEVTAIPGITTDQGTARNHVQDWLDKYNPKLFNVNQDLQDFGTRFTNYYDILVELAGKVNDDSQAKEDFVSIFNALQDQMQAIQYDMKGTSVDLNNYKNDLVEDSKSFSSKVSRAIELYKSSGGDIEKFRTEIRQLDENIQDDYTKLLALPKENVKGSINIGKTVIDIWIDAGKDHTLDTSNLEVIYNQVGQVQNDEVTKLNNDVRQKQQQKILLLQKLSKIEVQATQMTLIDLQLNNFTRVVKKQIESFDKLVSSWDIFNDTMIQMKRSLSTDAKIDSHALQAQLKELKTFTDELNKQTTEYENSVTNIKVTEGK
- a CDS encoding HBL/NHE enterotoxin family protein, with the translated sequence MNKKLYKKVILSTIITGMAASNVIPLHTFAAEQTVQNSVSQQQEDSKSYDLGPDKYKEVMEKMGANILTMDSYAQTIRNQQQTDLSKISSINGDFKANMIQHQKDAQTNATYWLDNLKPDIMKTIQNSVSYNDTFQASYDQLLAAIDKKDIVTFKFRLVRLYRSILENSQEVDGLLEKLITFRNEMAEDTRSFKEDSNQLKSILESTNAGIPLLEQQISNYNNTIKENYDKRGGYIALSVFMPPVGIPLIVTADKNIASAQQEIEQLKSRISGAQAELVILTDAKNKTEHMTETIDTAITALQNISNQWHTIGAKYDSLLKNVDKINPDRIALLKIDLKIAKDSWQDLKNYADKLYEGAKVVQNGEIVQIGQPIEGIVQKGPDCT